A portion of the Rhodococcus sp. 4CII genome contains these proteins:
- a CDS encoding phosphoadenosine phosphosulfate reductase family protein: protein MVNAPDPGLDLAMLRGLRPPSVKAGPGALADIAARIEAHLAAHDGYVAFSGGKDSLIVLDLARHVEPEVPVVFFDSGLDYPETYDYLTELAHTWRLDLHRIPTDPPLLQVLADSGHWNHCAPVGTPVDLHKVLITAPAHRAHALLGPGELWGVRADESASRRHLYTRGGRRDGIITRGDGTTAYGPIWNWTTPDVWAHIARHRLPVNPVYAKLRELGVPEQQHRLSHLIDGGHLDRGRLTWLRRGWPTLFEQLADVLPRLRQLS from the coding sequence GTGGTGAACGCACCGGACCCCGGCCTGGACCTGGCGATGCTCCGCGGCCTGCGGCCACCGTCGGTAAAAGCCGGACCGGGCGCCCTCGCCGACATCGCGGCCCGGATCGAGGCGCACCTCGCCGCCCATGACGGGTACGTCGCGTTCTCCGGTGGCAAGGACTCGCTGATCGTCCTCGACCTGGCCCGTCACGTCGAACCGGAGGTGCCGGTGGTGTTCTTCGACTCCGGACTCGACTACCCCGAAACCTACGACTACCTCACCGAACTCGCCCACACCTGGCGACTGGACCTGCACCGCATCCCCACCGACCCACCACTACTGCAGGTCCTCGCCGACTCCGGCCACTGGAACCACTGCGCCCCGGTCGGCACGCCCGTCGATCTGCACAAGGTGCTGATCACCGCACCCGCCCACCGGGCCCACGCACTGCTCGGACCCGGCGAGCTGTGGGGTGTGCGGGCCGATGAATCAGCCTCCCGCCGGCACCTCTACACCCGCGGTGGCCGCCGTGACGGCATCATCACCCGCGGCGACGGCACCACCGCGTACGGGCCGATCTGGAACTGGACCACCCCCGATGTCTGGGCACACATCGCCCGCCACCGGCTCCCAGTGAATCCCGTCTACGCCAAACTCCGTGAGCTGGGTGTCCCCGAGCAGCAACACCGCCTCTCCCACCTCATCGACGGTGGCCACCTCGACCGCGGCCGGCTGACCTGGCTACGCCGCGGATGGCCCACCCTCTTCGAGCAACTCGCCGATGTACTCCCCCGACTCCGACAACTGAGCTAG
- a CDS encoding YciI family protein, which yields MAKYLLLKHYRGAPASVNDVPIDQWTPEEISAHVQYMNDFAARLEGTGEFVDSQALSPEGMFVRYDGEGRPPVTDGPFAETKDLIAGWMVIDVETHERALELAGELSAAPGADGKPIHEWLEVRPFLTAAPTTTECGFHQ from the coding sequence ATGGCCAAGTACCTGCTGCTCAAGCACTACCGCGGCGCGCCCGCATCGGTCAACGACGTACCGATTGACCAGTGGACGCCGGAGGAAATCTCCGCCCACGTGCAGTACATGAACGACTTCGCCGCCCGGCTCGAGGGCACCGGCGAGTTCGTCGACAGTCAGGCACTCTCCCCGGAGGGCATGTTCGTCCGCTACGACGGCGAGGGCCGGCCACCGGTCACCGACGGCCCGTTCGCCGAGACCAAGGACCTGATCGCCGGCTGGATGGTGATCGACGTCGAGACCCACGAGCGGGCACTCGAACTGGCCGGCGAACTGTCCGCGGCCCCCGGGGCGGATGGCAAGCCGATCCACGAGTGGCTCGAGGTGCGCCCCTTCCTGACCGCCGCACCGACCACGACGGAATGCGGTTTTCACCAGTGA